The genomic interval CACGGACGATCATCGCCATGGCCTCGTCTTCGCGCATACCGCGGGACATCAGGTAGAAGAGCTGCTCTTCGCTGACCCGGGAAACAGTTGCTTCATGGCCCATCACCACGTCATCCTCACGGATGTCGATGTACGGGTAGGTGTCCGAACGGCTGATGGTATCCACCAGCAGCGCGTCGCAACGGACGGTGTTCGCCGAGTGCTTGGCACCTTCACGGACCTGGACCAGGCCGCGGTAGGCAGCACGCCCGCCGCCGCGGGCCACGGACTTGGAAATAATGGAGCTCTTGGTGTTCGGCGCGATGTGCACCATCTTCGAGCCGGTGTCCTGGTGCTGGCCGGCGCCGGCGAAGGCGATGGACAGGGTCTCGCCCTTGGCGTGCTCGCCTACCAGGTAGACGGCCGGGTACTTCATGGTCACCTTGGAGCCGATGTTGCCGTCAACCCATTCCATGGTGGCGCCTTCTTCGCAGATGGCACGCTTGGTCACCAGGTTGTACACGTTGGTGGACCAGTTCTGGATGGTGGTGTAACGGACGCGGGCGCCCTTCTTGACGATGATTTCCACCACGGCGGAGTGCAGCGAGTCCGAGGTGTAGATCGGCGCGGTGCAGCCTTCGATGTAGTGGACGTAGGAGTCCTCGTCGGCGATGATCAGGGTGCGCTCGAACTGGCCCATGTTTTCCGTGTTGATGCGGAAGTATGCCTGCAGCGGAATGTCCACGTGGACGCCCTTGGGGACGTACACAAAGGAACCGCCGGACCAGACGGCCGTGTTCAGCGACGCGAACTTGTTGTCGCCCACGGGAATGATGGTGCCGAAGTACTCCTGGAAGATCTCCGGGTGTTCGCGCAGCGCGGTGTCGGTGTCCAGGAAGATGACGCCCTGCTTTTCAAGGTCCTCACGCAGCTGGTGGTAGACAACCTCGGACTCGTACTGGGCGGCGACGCCGGAAAC from Pseudarthrobacter sp. SSS035 carries:
- the sufB gene encoding Fe-S cluster assembly protein SufB, coding for MTDQLSEKAVAEDTVISEILEKNPELHGIGTYEYGWSDKNDAGANARRGINEEVVRDISAKKSEPQWMLDLRLKGLKYFDRKPMPTWGADLSGIDFDNIKYFVRSTEKQATSWEDLPDDIKNTYDKLGIPEAEKQRLVSGVAAQYESEVVYHQLREDLEKQGVIFLDTDTALREHPEIFQEYFGTIIPVGDNKFASLNTAVWSGGSFVYVPKGVHVDIPLQAYFRINTENMGQFERTLIIADEDSYVHYIEGCTAPIYTSDSLHSAVVEIIVKKGARVRYTTIQNWSTNVYNLVTKRAICEEGATMEWVDGNIGSKVTMKYPAVYLVGEHAKGETLSIAFAGAGQHQDTGSKMVHIAPNTKSSIISKSVARGGGRAAYRGLVQVREGAKHSANTVRCDALLVDTISRSDTYPYIDIREDDVVMGHEATVSRVSEEQLFYLMSRGMREDEAMAMIVRGFIEPIARELPMEYALELNRLIELQMEGSVG